From Lujinxingia litoralis, one genomic window encodes:
- the glyS gene encoding glycine--tRNA ligase subunit beta yields MEFIFEIGCEELPARFVPAALDQLRDLFAEAALDARLTHGAIRIMGTPRRLTLLVDDLAPAASDLQEERTGPPARAAFRDGEPTKAALGFARGQGVAVEDLYLVETEKGEYVAAKVFEEGKPAHEILPALLEGILAKLNFPKSMRWADLSLSFARPVRWIVAVAGGQLIPVTFASVSSQEHTYGHRFAAPEAIEVQTIAGYLSDLRAAQVEPDPALRRATIEAALQEHGAQVGGQVIDDPELVEEVTYLVEKPFAVTLPFSEAYLELPPEVLISSMRSHQRYFAIEKADGSGLMAACVIIYNTPVRDPRVVAQGNLRVLKARLDDARFFWDRDLKTPLAARLAELESVVWLAKVGTMKERTERIGELAGRVGQALGLEGQSRDDAERAGLLSKADLVTQMVFEFTDLQGVMGRAYALKSGERPEVAQAIYEQYLPGGSGQDMPASVVGAAVAIAEKLDAIVGCFGIGLVPSSTADPYGLRRSALGVLRVLDAGGYPVALGDLVDQAIDTYQSQNPGVLTTGAASLKGQVKDFLVTRLRFLLMDDAPTDVVDAVLAAGVEDIPSVRGRVEALAGLRDQADFEPLAIGFKRVVNILNKQAENLPLATRVDASLLQEDAEQTLFEAFTQTREKVDQALANADWPGACARLIELKAPVDRFFDEVMVMADDEAVRHNRLALLAGLRELFFGVADISKIQA; encoded by the coding sequence ATGGAATTTATCTTTGAAATCGGCTGCGAGGAGCTTCCCGCGCGCTTTGTGCCCGCCGCCCTCGACCAGCTCCGCGACCTCTTCGCCGAAGCCGCCCTCGACGCGCGCCTCACCCACGGGGCTATCCGCATCATGGGCACCCCGCGCCGCCTGACCCTGCTGGTCGACGACCTGGCCCCGGCCGCCAGCGACCTCCAGGAAGAGCGCACCGGCCCGCCGGCCCGCGCGGCCTTTCGCGACGGTGAGCCCACCAAAGCCGCCCTGGGCTTTGCCCGCGGACAGGGCGTAGCGGTGGAAGACCTCTACCTCGTCGAGACGGAAAAGGGCGAGTATGTCGCGGCGAAGGTCTTTGAGGAGGGCAAGCCGGCCCACGAGATCTTGCCGGCGCTTCTCGAAGGGATTCTGGCCAAACTGAACTTCCCCAAATCCATGCGCTGGGCCGACCTCTCGCTGAGCTTCGCTCGCCCGGTGCGCTGGATCGTGGCGGTGGCCGGTGGCCAACTCATCCCGGTGACCTTTGCCAGCGTCTCCAGCCAGGAGCACACCTACGGCCATCGTTTTGCCGCCCCCGAAGCCATCGAGGTCCAGACCATCGCGGGCTACTTAAGCGATCTGCGCGCCGCCCAGGTCGAGCCCGATCCGGCCCTGCGCCGGGCCACCATCGAGGCTGCTCTTCAGGAGCACGGCGCCCAGGTGGGCGGCCAGGTCATCGACGACCCGGAGCTTGTCGAGGAGGTCACCTACCTGGTGGAGAAGCCCTTCGCCGTCACGCTCCCCTTTAGCGAAGCCTACCTGGAGCTGCCCCCCGAGGTGCTGATCAGCTCGATGCGCTCGCACCAGCGTTACTTCGCCATCGAGAAGGCCGATGGCAGCGGGCTGATGGCCGCCTGCGTGATCATCTACAACACCCCGGTGCGCGACCCCCGCGTGGTCGCCCAGGGGAACCTCCGGGTGCTCAAGGCGCGCCTGGACGACGCCCGCTTCTTCTGGGATCGCGACCTGAAGACGCCCCTGGCCGCGCGCCTTGCGGAGTTGGAGAGCGTGGTCTGGCTGGCCAAGGTCGGCACGATGAAGGAGCGCACCGAACGCATCGGGGAGCTGGCCGGACGCGTGGGCCAGGCCCTGGGCCTGGAGGGGCAATCCCGCGACGACGCCGAGCGCGCCGGGCTGCTGAGCAAGGCCGATCTGGTCACGCAGATGGTCTTCGAGTTCACCGACCTCCAGGGCGTGATGGGCCGTGCCTACGCCCTGAAATCTGGCGAGCGCCCCGAGGTCGCCCAGGCGATCTACGAGCAGTACCTGCCCGGGGGCTCCGGCCAGGACATGCCCGCCTCGGTGGTGGGCGCGGCGGTGGCGATCGCCGAAAAACTCGACGCCATCGTGGGCTGCTTCGGCATCGGGCTGGTGCCCTCCTCCACTGCCGACCCCTACGGGCTGCGGCGCTCCGCGCTGGGCGTGCTGCGGGTACTCGACGCCGGGGGCTACCCGGTGGCCCTGGGCGATCTGGTCGACCAGGCCATCGACACCTACCAGAGCCAGAACCCGGGCGTGCTCACCACCGGCGCCGCCTCGCTTAAGGGCCAGGTCAAAGACTTCCTGGTCACTCGCCTGCGCTTCCTGCTGATGGACGACGCCCCCACCGACGTGGTCGATGCGGTGCTGGCCGCCGGCGTCGAAGACATCCCCTCGGTGCGCGGCCGGGTCGAGGCCCTGGCCGGCCTGCGCGACCAGGCCGACTTCGAGCCCCTGGCCATCGGCTTTAAGCGGGTGGTCAACATCCTGAACAAACAGGCCGAGAACCTCCCGCTCGCCACCCGGGTCGACGCGTCGCTGTTGCAGGAAGACGCCGAACAGACGCTCTTTGAAGCCTTCACCCAGACCCGCGAGAAGGTCGACCAGGCGCTGGCCAACGCCGACTGGCCCGGCGCCTGCGCCCGGCTCATCGAACTCAAAGCCCCCGTCGACCGCTTCTTCGACGAGGTGATGGTCATGGCCGACGACGAGGCCGTGCGCCATAACCGCCTGGCACTTCTGGCCGGGCTGCGCGAACTCTTCTTCGGGGTGGCCGACATCTCCAAGATTCAGGCCTGA
- a CDS encoding 2-oxo acid dehydrogenase subunit E2 codes for MAKLWKKPKRSSSWRKLSVGMWTRPSDPTVYGHETHPADKILTYLEEVSEYSGQKVTMTAYLVKSMALMFALYPELNSIVVGNRVMQRENVDIFCQVAVAGGDGKDADLSGVKIRNADRLSIVEIAEYLHSRATRVRKGQDEEIEQTKSMIDKIPPLLLPTVMRLVDILTFVVPVDLGKLGIRDDPFGSGMVTNCAPFNIRLGLAPLVPASRTPLVLLPGAIYEAPAVVDGEVKVTQVMSSSFTLDHRCYDGYHIGKLVTTMRECLMDPAYHHPPAETFKKTHVDQAKKAEKKPEAAADDAPRQRTPESSAKAPA; via the coding sequence ATGGCCAAACTCTGGAAAAAACCCAAGCGCTCATCCTCCTGGCGCAAGCTCTCGGTGGGCATGTGGACTCGCCCCTCCGACCCCACGGTCTACGGCCACGAGACCCATCCGGCCGACAAGATCCTCACCTACCTGGAAGAGGTCAGCGAGTACTCCGGGCAGAAGGTCACCATGACGGCCTACCTGGTCAAATCGATGGCGCTGATGTTTGCGCTCTACCCCGAGCTCAACTCCATCGTGGTGGGCAACCGGGTGATGCAGCGCGAAAACGTCGACATCTTCTGCCAGGTGGCCGTGGCCGGCGGCGACGGCAAAGACGCCGACTTAAGCGGGGTGAAGATCCGCAACGCCGACCGCCTCTCCATCGTCGAGATCGCCGAGTACCTGCACTCCCGCGCCACCCGGGTGCGCAAGGGCCAGGACGAGGAGATCGAGCAGACCAAGTCGATGATCGACAAGATTCCGCCGCTACTCCTGCCCACGGTGATGCGCCTGGTCGATATCCTGACCTTCGTGGTGCCGGTGGACTTAGGGAAGCTGGGCATCCGCGACGACCCCTTCGGCAGCGGCATGGTCACCAACTGCGCGCCCTTTAATATCCGCCTGGGGCTGGCCCCCCTGGTCCCGGCCTCGCGCACCCCGCTGGTGCTCCTGCCCGGCGCCATCTACGAGGCCCCGGCCGTGGTCGATGGCGAGGTCAAGGTCACCCAGGTGATGAGCTCGTCCTTTACCTTGGATCACCGCTGCTACGACGGCTACCACATCGGCAAATTGGTCACGACGATGCGCGAGTGCCTGATGGACCCGGCCTACCACCATCCCCCGGCCGAGACCTTTAAGAAGACCCACGTCGACCAGGCTAAGAAGGCCGAAAAAAAGCCTGAGGCGGCCGCCGACGACGCGCCTCGCCAGCGCACCCCCGAATCGTCTGCCAAGGCCCCGGCCTGA
- a CDS encoding pseudouridine synthase, producing the protein MNKPPGCITARVDFEDRPTVYDHVPKHFEPLPHVGRLDFNTEGLLLFTDDGKLAQALLNKDYAGPTSMEETSAELAPIEKVYHVKVKAKLGPDHPVLAALQEPLEYEPGKFTAPATTGWVAERSSCTWISITITEGRHRQVRKLCERSGLQIRKLRRVRLGPLGLGELKLRWCRELTDEELTELYVAAFGHDPRPWPEG; encoded by the coding sequence ATGAACAAACCCCCCGGCTGCATCACCGCCCGGGTGGATTTTGAGGACCGCCCCACGGTCTACGACCACGTGCCGAAGCATTTTGAGCCCCTGCCACACGTGGGCCGCCTCGACTTCAACACCGAAGGGCTCTTGCTCTTCACCGACGACGGCAAACTCGCCCAGGCCCTGCTCAACAAAGACTACGCCGGCCCGACGTCGATGGAGGAGACGAGCGCGGAGCTCGCGCCCATCGAGAAGGTCTATCACGTCAAGGTCAAGGCCAAGCTCGGGCCGGACCATCCGGTGCTGGCGGCGTTGCAGGAGCCTTTGGAGTACGAGCCCGGCAAGTTCACCGCGCCGGCCACCACCGGCTGGGTGGCCGAGCGCTCCAGCTGCACCTGGATCAGCATCACCATCACCGAGGGGCGCCACCGCCAGGTGCGAAAGCTCTGCGAGCGCAGCGGCCTGCAGATCCGCAAGCTGCGCCGGGTGCGTCTGGGACCGCTGGGGCTCGGCGAGCTGAAGCTGCGCTGGTGTCGCGAGCTCACAGATGAGGAACTCACCGAGCTCTATGTGGCGGCCTTTGGCCACGACCCGCGGCCCTGGCCCGAGGGGTAA
- the glyQ gene encoding glycine--tRNA ligase subunit alpha, whose product MSAATFQDLILTLQNFWAQQGCIVAQPWDVEKGAGTYNAHTFLRALGPEPWKVAYVEPCRRPTDGRYGENPNRLGSYFQFQVLLKPGPDNVLDLYFDSLRAIGIDPLEHDLRLVEDDWEQPTLGAWGLGWEVWIDGMEATQFTYFQQVGGIELSPIPAEITYGLERIAMFLQGVDSVYDLKWTEDVTYGQIRHQEEVEFSHFNFEEADTELHFRWFDEFEAQAKALMDKGLVQPAYDYIMKASHTFNVLDARGAISVTERQKYIGRIRNLARGIARTHLEKREALGFPLLQR is encoded by the coding sequence ATGAGCGCAGCGACCTTTCAGGACCTTATCCTCACCCTTCAAAACTTCTGGGCCCAGCAGGGGTGCATCGTCGCCCAGCCCTGGGACGTGGAGAAAGGCGCCGGCACCTACAACGCCCACACCTTCCTCCGTGCCTTAGGACCCGAGCCCTGGAAGGTGGCCTACGTTGAGCCCTGCCGACGCCCCACCGACGGGCGCTATGGTGAGAACCCCAACCGCCTGGGCAGCTACTTCCAGTTTCAGGTGCTCTTAAAGCCCGGCCCCGACAACGTGCTCGATCTCTACTTCGACAGCCTGCGGGCCATCGGTATCGATCCCCTGGAGCACGACCTGCGCCTGGTCGAAGACGACTGGGAGCAGCCCACCCTCGGCGCCTGGGGCCTGGGCTGGGAGGTCTGGATCGACGGGATGGAGGCCACCCAGTTCACCTACTTCCAGCAGGTCGGCGGCATTGAGCTCAGCCCCATCCCGGCCGAGATCACCTACGGCCTGGAGCGCATCGCGATGTTTTTGCAGGGCGTCGACAGCGTCTACGACCTCAAATGGACCGAAGACGTCACCTACGGCCAGATCCGCCACCAGGAAGAGGTGGAGTTCAGCCACTTCAACTTCGAAGAAGCCGACACCGAGCTGCATTTCCGCTGGTTCGACGAGTTTGAAGCCCAGGCCAAAGCCCTGATGGACAAGGGCCTGGTGCAGCCGGCCTACGACTACATCATGAAGGCCAGCCATACCTTCAACGTCCTCGACGCCCGCGGCGCCATCAGCGTAACCGAGCGCCAGAAGTACATCGGGCGCATCCGCAACCTGGCCCGCGGCATCGCCCGCACCCACCTGGAGAAGCGCGAGGCCCTGGGCTTCCCGCTCCTGCAGCGCTGA
- a CDS encoding OmpP1/FadL family transporter, producing the protein MRAREMVRRSVALALLLVVMGGAVEARAGGFSQGVQGGASAGVAGALTARPDVPEAGYYNPAGFVLGRGWAVELGAGAIFPTLFHVDPRTGERTRAENELALVPHLHARARLGKRWGVGLSVGIPYASSLRWPAGWEGQAEAGALSLRAWEVAPSLAFRPTRWLALAAGPRLLRAGVGLERAVDVAENPQQAQMTLKAGAFGLGAQVGLWANPWRSLNLGLSWRSAVRLNMEGPAELAHLSPELAAELGDTRASTSLGLPDRLVLGLAWELSAQGIVSLDLEYQRWSSHEHFEVDFDDARVADLSESRDWRDTITMRLGLEYGSPVNGLTLRSGFAIDPSPAPPGALSPAQPETDRYIASLGLAYDVAERLRVNLAYNYVILSQTSAGTEAYPGIYDGFSHVLVLSVRAK; encoded by the coding sequence ATGCGAGCCAGAGAGATGGTGCGAAGGAGCGTGGCGCTGGCGCTCTTGCTGGTGGTGATGGGCGGGGCGGTTGAGGCCCGGGCCGGCGGGTTTTCTCAGGGCGTTCAGGGCGGGGCGTCGGCCGGGGTGGCCGGGGCGCTGACCGCGCGCCCCGACGTGCCGGAGGCCGGCTACTACAACCCGGCCGGCTTCGTGCTGGGCCGGGGCTGGGCGGTGGAGCTGGGGGCGGGCGCGATCTTCCCCACCCTCTTTCATGTCGACCCGCGCACCGGGGAGCGCACCCGGGCCGAAAACGAGCTGGCGCTGGTGCCCCATCTTCACGCCCGCGCCCGGCTCGGCAAGCGGTGGGGAGTGGGGCTGAGCGTGGGAATTCCCTACGCCAGCAGCCTGCGCTGGCCCGCGGGCTGGGAGGGGCAGGCCGAAGCCGGGGCCCTGAGCCTGCGGGCCTGGGAGGTGGCCCCATCGCTGGCTTTTCGCCCGACCCGCTGGCTGGCCCTGGCTGCCGGCCCGCGCCTGTTGCGGGCCGGGGTCGGCCTGGAGCGCGCGGTCGACGTGGCCGAGAACCCGCAGCAGGCGCAGATGACTCTCAAGGCCGGCGCCTTTGGCCTGGGCGCACAGGTGGGCCTGTGGGCCAACCCCTGGCGCTCGCTGAACCTGGGGCTGAGCTGGCGCTCGGCGGTCCGGCTCAACATGGAGGGCCCGGCGGAGCTCGCGCACCTCTCGCCAGAACTCGCCGCCGAGCTTGGCGACACCCGGGCCTCCACCTCCCTGGGGCTCCCCGACCGCCTGGTACTCGGGCTGGCCTGGGAGCTCAGCGCCCAGGGCATCGTCAGCCTGGATCTGGAGTATCAGCGCTGGAGCTCCCACGAGCACTTCGAGGTCGACTTCGACGACGCCCGAGTCGCAGACCTCTCGGAGTCCCGCGACTGGCGCGACACCATCACCATGCGTCTGGGCCTGGAATACGGGTCGCCGGTCAATGGCCTGACCCTGCGCTCGGGCTTTGCCATCGATCCCTCCCCGGCGCCTCCCGGCGCGCTCTCCCCGGCCCAGCCCGAGACCGACCGCTACATCGCCTCGCTGGGCCTGGCCTACGACGTCGCCGAACGCCTGCGGGTGAACCTGGCCTACAACTACGTGATCTTAAGCCAGACATCCGCCGGCACCGAGGCTTACCCGGGCATCTACGATGGCTTCTCGCATGTGCTGGTGTTGAGTGTGCGGGCGAAGTGA
- a CDS encoding IgGFc-binding protein produces the protein MRIFSHLLLLAIPTVFAGAMACSSPVDPATGPDTDVPTDAGDTEPDVPALCVPGEARCDDAVTLEVCRPDASGWEQTVCQGELRCDASSASCSAQLCQPGAFDACTDQGLQRFCNATGTGYQEAACPGGAACQDGQCGQPECQPGLNRCLTREQLEVCNQAGAYVPGQRCPSGTECFDGTCEELCELSTKVSSYIGCEYWSADLDNFEEALSQPHAVVITNPNEELDARVRLFEGATDREILNDSEGQPFDTTIPPGQARIFSIPVGYDHSGTRVFNDRAIRITASIPVVAHQFNPLNNIDVYSNDGTLLLPTNSVGREYFGMSWYYRGGGGVRIRGYLTVVNSSNQPNQVRVTPSAEVIGGPDVPAIAAGEERVFELAPGQSLNLSTSGAELDAAELEGCLANPNGPPLATSPCPDLTGTHIVAEQPVTVFGGHQCGNVIAGVNRCDHIESILLPVEAWGTSYVGSKFSPRAVGSLPEPDIWRVMAAEDGTQIQTDPPIDGVHGRTLAAGEWRQFEAREHFELGASKPVALMQYMVGSNWLGIPRECNEGIDFNNPTGIGDPAMSAGVPTDQFRDNYIVLTPQNYERDYLNIIVPTGREVRLDGEPIAASRWELVGSRGRFEVATLQVDAGFHTLSGEEPFGVIGYGYACHVSYASPGGLNLEGADER, from the coding sequence GTGCGCATCTTTTCACACCTGCTCCTCCTTGCCATCCCGACGGTTTTCGCCGGGGCGATGGCCTGCTCCTCACCGGTCGATCCGGCCACCGGTCCCGACACCGACGTGCCGACCGACGCCGGCGACACCGAGCCCGACGTCCCGGCGCTCTGCGTGCCCGGCGAGGCCCGCTGCGACGACGCCGTCACCCTGGAGGTCTGCCGCCCCGATGCCAGCGGCTGGGAGCAGACCGTCTGCCAGGGAGAGTTGCGCTGCGACGCGAGCTCGGCCAGCTGTTCGGCCCAGCTCTGCCAACCCGGGGCCTTTGATGCCTGCACCGACCAGGGTCTGCAGCGCTTCTGCAACGCCACCGGCACCGGCTACCAGGAAGCGGCGTGCCCCGGCGGCGCGGCCTGCCAGGACGGCCAGTGTGGCCAGCCGGAGTGCCAGCCCGGGCTCAATCGCTGCCTGACCCGCGAGCAGCTCGAAGTCTGCAACCAGGCCGGCGCCTACGTGCCCGGTCAGCGCTGCCCCTCGGGCACCGAATGCTTTGATGGCACCTGCGAGGAGCTCTGCGAGCTCTCCACCAAGGTCTCCAGCTACATCGGCTGTGAGTACTGGTCGGCGGACCTGGACAACTTCGAAGAGGCCTTAAGCCAGCCCCACGCCGTGGTCATCACCAACCCCAATGAAGAGCTCGACGCCCGGGTGCGCCTCTTTGAGGGCGCCACCGATCGCGAGATCCTCAACGATAGCGAAGGCCAGCCCTTCGACACGACCATCCCCCCGGGCCAGGCACGCATCTTCTCGATCCCGGTGGGCTACGACCACTCCGGCACCCGGGTGTTCAACGACCGGGCCATCCGCATCACCGCCTCGATTCCGGTGGTCGCCCACCAGTTCAACCCGCTCAACAACATCGACGTCTACTCCAACGACGGCACCCTGCTCCTGCCCACCAACTCGGTGGGGCGCGAGTACTTCGGGATGAGCTGGTACTACCGCGGCGGCGGGGGCGTGCGCATTCGCGGCTACCTCACCGTGGTCAACTCCAGCAACCAGCCCAACCAGGTGCGGGTGACCCCCTCAGCCGAGGTCATCGGCGGGCCCGACGTGCCGGCGATCGCCGCTGGCGAGGAGCGGGTCTTTGAGCTGGCCCCGGGCCAGTCGCTGAACCTCTCGACCTCGGGTGCCGAACTCGACGCCGCCGAGTTGGAGGGCTGCCTGGCCAACCCCAACGGCCCTCCCCTGGCCACCTCCCCCTGCCCCGACCTCACGGGCACCCACATCGTGGCCGAGCAGCCCGTCACGGTGTTTGGCGGCCACCAATGCGGCAACGTCATCGCCGGGGTCAATCGCTGCGACCACATCGAATCGATCCTCCTGCCGGTGGAGGCCTGGGGCACCAGCTACGTGGGCTCCAAATTCAGCCCGCGGGCGGTGGGCTCGCTGCCCGAGCCCGACATCTGGCGGGTGATGGCCGCCGAAGACGGCACCCAGATTCAGACCGACCCGCCCATCGACGGGGTGCACGGGCGCACCCTGGCCGCCGGGGAGTGGCGCCAGTTTGAGGCCCGGGAACACTTTGAGCTCGGCGCCAGCAAGCCGGTGGCGCTGATGCAGTACATGGTCGGCTCCAACTGGCTGGGCATCCCCCGGGAGTGCAACGAGGGCATCGACTTTAATAACCCCACCGGCATCGGAGACCCGGCGATGTCGGCGGGCGTGCCCACCGACCAGTTCCGCGACAACTACATCGTGCTCACCCCTCAGAACTACGAGCGCGACTACCTCAACATCATCGTGCCCACCGGGCGCGAGGTGCGCCTGGATGGTGAGCCCATCGCCGCCTCGCGCTGGGAGCTGGTGGGCAGCCGCGGGCGCTTTGAAGTAGCCACCCTCCAGGTCGACGCCGGCTTCCATACGCTCAGTGGCGAGGAGCCCTTCGGGGTGATCGGCTACGGCTACGCCTGCCACGTCTCCTACGCCTCGCCAGGGGGACTGAACCTGGAAGGCGCCGACGAGCGCTAA
- a CDS encoding P1 family peptidase produces the protein MSELASGQEGRPRGRRPRAREAGVRIGRLPCGPLNAITDVSGVKVGHRTLMSYDGQVRSGVTAILPNDNPYEERVIGGSFTLNGAGEVSGLVQVHEWGVMETPICLTNTLSVGLVQDAVVQWMVRRHPEIGRRGDVPIPLVGECDDSWLNDIAGGHLKAQHVYEALDRARGGRVREGNVGGGTGMITCDFKAGIGTSSRRFGPPETLYTLGVLVQSNFGVMDDLRIAGVPVGAALERRAGSYPRRRTNYGSIIVVFATDAPLLPKQLERVAKRCALGLGRVGSMAAHGSGEIVLGFSTTNIVPRHPVGWTGSLVYLHDQHTRDLYEAAIEATEEAVVNSLFAAESMSGFLGRFVPALPLDEVVALMGERSSPGA, from the coding sequence TTGAGCGAACTGGCGAGCGGGCAGGAGGGCAGACCCCGCGGCCGCAGGCCGCGGGCGCGGGAGGCCGGCGTGCGCATCGGGCGGCTGCCCTGCGGGCCGCTCAACGCCATCACCGACGTGAGCGGCGTCAAGGTCGGGCACCGTACCTTGATGTCTTACGACGGGCAGGTGCGCAGCGGGGTGACCGCGATCCTGCCCAATGACAACCCCTACGAAGAGCGGGTCATCGGCGGCAGCTTCACGCTCAACGGCGCCGGGGAGGTCTCCGGGCTGGTGCAGGTCCATGAGTGGGGGGTGATGGAGACGCCGATTTGCCTGACGAACACGCTGAGCGTGGGGCTGGTGCAAGACGCGGTGGTGCAGTGGATGGTGCGCCGCCACCCCGAGATCGGCCGCCGCGGCGATGTGCCCATCCCCCTGGTTGGCGAGTGCGACGACTCCTGGCTCAACGACATCGCCGGGGGACACCTCAAGGCGCAGCATGTGTACGAGGCGCTGGATCGCGCCCGGGGCGGGCGCGTGCGCGAGGGCAACGTGGGCGGCGGCACCGGCATGATCACCTGCGACTTCAAGGCCGGCATCGGCACCTCCTCCCGGCGTTTTGGTCCGCCGGAGACCCTCTACACCCTGGGCGTGCTGGTGCAGTCGAACTTCGGGGTGATGGACGACCTGCGCATTGCCGGGGTGCCGGTGGGCGCGGCGCTGGAGCGCCGCGCGGGCAGCTACCCGCGGCGCCGGACCAATTACGGCAGCATCATCGTGGTCTTTGCCACCGACGCGCCCCTCTTGCCCAAACAGCTGGAGCGGGTGGCCAAGCGCTGCGCGTTGGGGCTGGGGAGGGTGGGCAGCATGGCCGCGCACGGCTCTGGCGAGATCGTATTGGGCTTCTCCACCACCAACATCGTACCGCGTCACCCGGTGGGGTGGACCGGCTCGCTGGTGTACCTGCACGACCAGCACACCCGCGATCTCTACGAAGCGGCCATCGAGGCCACCGAAGAGGCCGTGGTCAACAGCCTCTTCGCCGCCGAGTCGATGTCGGGCTTTCTGGGGCGTTTTGTGCCGGCCCTGCCCCTCGACGAGGTCGTTGCCCTGATGGGCGAGCGATCCTCGCCGGGGGCTTAA